In Treponema primitia ZAS-2, a genomic segment contains:
- a CDS encoding DNA-3-methyladenine glycosylase family protein encodes MFFQYGKAEIEYLKNRDKILGNAIEKIGHIERAVDTDLFSSIIHHIIGQQISTSAQRTIWERMADKLGIITYDTICSLNIEEIQRFGMTFKKAECIKSFSCKVKNGEFDINTIKDKPDSEIIDELSDLKGIGQWTAEMIMIFCLQRQDIFSYSDLAIQRGLRILYHHRSINKKLFEKYRRRYSPYGTVASLYLWVISAGKIEGMKDYAPKKTKVVK; translated from the coding sequence AAAGCTGAAATTGAGTATCTGAAAAACAGAGATAAAATACTCGGTAATGCCATTGAAAAAATTGGGCATATAGAAAGAGCTGTTGATACTGATCTGTTTTCATCAATTATACACCATATCATTGGTCAGCAAATATCGACATCAGCACAAAGGACGATATGGGAAAGAATGGCTGATAAACTGGGGATAATTACCTATGATACTATTTGCAGCCTGAATATTGAAGAAATACAACGGTTTGGAATGACCTTTAAAAAAGCGGAATGCATTAAGAGTTTTTCCTGTAAAGTTAAAAACGGGGAATTTGACATAAACACTATTAAGGATAAACCGGACAGTGAAATAATTGATGAATTGTCCGATTTAAAGGGCATTGGCCAATGGACGGCAGAAATGATAATGATTTTTTGCCTGCAACGGCAGGATATTTTTAGTTATAGCGATCTTGCAATTCAAAGAGGATTACGGATATTATATCATCACAGGAGCATAAACAAAAAACTGTTTGAAAAATATAGGCGCAGGTACAGTCCCTATGGTACGGTTGCAAGCCTGTATCTCTGGGTAATTTCGGCAGGCAAAATTGAAGGGATGAAAGATTATGCCCCTAAAAAAACAAAGGTGGTAAAATGA